The following proteins are co-located in the Phragmites australis chromosome 10, lpPhrAust1.1, whole genome shotgun sequence genome:
- the LOC133883639 gene encoding uncharacterized protein LOC133883639 isoform X2: protein MDVDGGRLPSPATEEETVARRRSRRVSFADTTAIRVFDRDEDFETPPEERSASPSPGRSSAEREDGDDTEDEEFPRPPVFFPREVDSSSPGSGAGSIASNDDENFFGPVSSSFIQSGRPSDSGISEDDNHDITLDSKTFSLHFRNIAPPDDCTTNSAGSLRTPNTTSKGLLEELNVSEPGRKSSSGRDALTDMSLLTGNPRSYDYSKLSPTLNSVMQKIKQVQQTKSPKTGFADVTPDCVLNLATSEKEHMEENSCIGNGISSDELGAVNTIEEHIYVRNPVPTSTDPIQEDNEMIIDDYEKSQENCKHDHKVVDPGVNNTVEPPAKFSPYKSFTSNVDLQPHLLHQSSSKDHLSGSNGSRSASSISNVDLEPHLLDQPLSKDQIPGTNHITEASQLPTAAPAFSLKDAEQLHQQNEVMDTEIVVHTPRTVGQPLQVPQGSISSLRAKRQKLFCSTPISSSKLASQEACSLGSEFVEHGKRISALENVLKIRKLQESPAASWLPLVKRNELGLQANDIFSNAEDHNQLKRTDGGGRKRSVEENGHAVQEQPEETAKAARSPRNSGKQLTCVSQSSCMVEEKQSDAHDNGKSVNVDWNKVVCIISNATEQVFSASINKLSLQQLDMLGDKLDEIQMARKFKRLSSAVRIRDCCSDQQNRLVEARSLHDKLLYEKAKLQINNMKLAKLTNKAQLCQVGIQECCFLKSKISGAAQMKDASLHAATSINASDRQEALAIVTKKRLELNIIQQKVENLRSSLECVCNIKGDISSDSVMRSAEELLEMRNQCRIIHQQAGLWELNDIVKRDNKRDVILNYHNLLFQRIILNISDMSSIFVNNSLNGTKIGQTFPHLDASVAFNFVFKAEKNHRVSDLRSLQKKTMETSLLLGNLIDVLEEIKVAKIELPNLTSAAFVLESQTCQLGLRLCFMSFKSGKRIAFTIDMTDLNRSVYPSAPSELLIKVCEVQTTLAQPNIIEAMVSIRNLQPGRAAILRLCRIVSQLIHSLPG from the exons ATGGACGTCGACGGCGGCCGCCTCCCGTCGCCGGCGACGGAGGAGGAGACGGTCGCGCGAAGGCGCTCCCGCCGCGTGAGCTTCGCGGATACCACCGCGATTCGCGTGTTCGACCGCGACGAGGACTTCGAGACGCCCCCCGAGGAGCGCTCCGCGTCCCCTTCCCCCGGGAGGTCCTCGGCGGAGCGGGAGGACGGGGACGATACGGAGGACGAGGAGTTCCCGCGGCCCCCGGTTTTCTTCCCGAGGGAGGTCGACTCGTCGTCCCCCGGCAGCGGCGCCGGATCCATCGCTTCCAATGACG ATGAGAACTTCTTTGGACCTGTATCATCAAGCTTTATTCAATCAGGAAGACCATCAGATTCTGGAATATCAGAGGATGACAACCATGATATAACTTTAGATTCCAAGACATTCTCTTTGCATTTTCGCAATATTGCTCCCCCAGATGACTGTACAACCAACTCAGCTGGAAGTCTAAGGACACCTAATACAACATCTAAGGGACTCCTAGAGGAACTGAATGTATCTGAGCCTGGAAGAAAATCGAGTAGTGGCCGGGATGCATTAACTGACATGAGTTTGCTGACTGGTAACCCCAGAAGTTATGATTATAGTAAGCTGTCACCTACGTTGAACAGTGTAATGCAGAAGATAAAACAGGTCCAGCAAACAAAGTCTCCTAAGACTGGTTTTGCTGATGTAACTCCTGATTGTGTTTTAAATTTGGCTACATCTGAGAAAGAACACATGGAAGAGAATTCATGCATTGGCAATGGTATATCTTCTGATGAGCTGGGCGCTGTTAATACTATCGAAGAGCACATTTATGTGAGAAATCCAGTCCCAACCAGCACTGATCCAATTCAAGAAGATAATGAGATGATAATTGATGATTATGAGAAATCTCAG GAGAACTGCAAGCATGACCACAAGGTTGTAGACCCTGGTGTCAATAATACTGTAGAACCTCCTGCAAAGTTCTCTCCATATAAATCCTTTACGAGTAATGTTGACTTGCAACCCCATCTCTTGCATCAATCATCGTCAAAAGATCATCTGTCTGGATCAAATGGCAGCAGAAGTGCCTCCTCCATCAGTAATGTTGACTTGGAACCCCATCTCCTGGATCAACCATTGTCAAAGGATCAAATACCTGGAACAAATCATATTACAGAAGCTTCCCAATTGCCCACTGCTGCTCCTGCCTTTTCTCTGAAGGATGCTGAGCAGCTGCACCAACAAAATGAGGTGATGGATACAGAAATTGTTGTACATACTCCGAGAACTGTAGGTCAGCCGCTGCAAGTTCCACAAGGCTCTATATCCTCCCTACGCGCAAAAAGACAGAAACTCTTCTGTTCTACTCCTATATCCAGTAGTAAATTGGCAAGCCAGGAGGCTTGTTCTTTGGGTAGCGAGTTTGTTGAACATGGCAAGAGAATTTCTGCTCTGGAGAATGTACTGAAGATCAGGAAGCTTCAAGAATCACCTGCAGCTTCCTGGTTACCATTGGTCAAGAGGAATGAACTTGGTCTTCAAGCAAATGACATATTCAGCAACGCTGAAGATCACAATCAGCTGAAGAGAACCG ATGGTGGTGGAAGAAAGAGAAGTGTTGAAGAAAATGGTCATGCTGTGCAAGAGCAGCCTGAGGAAACAGCTAAGGCAGCCAGAAGCCCTAGAAACTCAGGAAAACAGCTTACTTGTGTATCTCAGTCTTCTTGTATGGTTGAAGAAAAACAGAGTGATGCTCATGATAATGGGAAGTCAGTAAATGTTGACTGGAACAAG GTTGTGTGTATCATCTCAAATGCCACGGAGCAAGTTTTCTCAGCATCTATAAATAAGCTTAGTTTACAACAG CTTGATATGCTAGGCGATAAGCTGGATGAGATTCAGATGGCTAGAAAATTTAAAAGGCTTTCTTCTGCTGTG AGGATTCGAGATTGCTGTAGTGATCAGCAAAATAG ATTAGTGGAGGCAAGATCTCTCCATGACAAGCTTTTGTATGAAAAAGCAAAGCTGCAAATAAATAATATGAAGCTGGCTAAACTCACA AATAAGGCTCAGCTATGTCAAGTCGGAATTCAAGAGTGCTGCTTTCTGAAATCGAAGATTTCAGGTGCTGCACAAATGAAGGATGCTTCTCTTCATGCAGCAACTTCGATCAATGCCAGTGATAGACAG GAAGCGCTAGCTATTGTGACTAAAAAGAGGCTTGAACTCAACATTATTCAACAGAAGGTGGAGAACTTAAGGAGTTCCCTTGAATGTGTTTGCAATATTAAAGGTGACATTAGCAGTGATAGTGTAATGAGGTCTGCTGAagagctgttggagatgagaaatCAGTGTCGCATCATCCACCAGCAAGCAGGG CTTTGGGAGCTGAATGACATAGTTAAAAGGGACAACAAGCGTGATGTCATCCTCAACTATCACAATTTGCTGTTCCAAAG GATCATCTTAAACATCAGCGATATGTCTAGCATATTTGTGAATAATTCACTGAATGGAACCAAAATAGGACAG ACATTTCCACACTTGGATGCATCTGTGGcattcaattttgtttttaaagCTGAGAAGAACCACAGAGTTAGTGATTTACGGTCCTTGCAGAAGAAGACAATG GAAACAAGTTTGCTTCTGGGTAATCTTATTGATGTTCTAGAAGAAATCAAGGTTGCTAAAATTGAGTTACCGAATCTGACCTCCGCTGCTTTTGTTTTGGAGTCCCAGACAT GTCAACTTGGCCTCCGTCTGTGCTTCATGAGTTTCAAAAGCGGCAAGAGGATTGCTTTCACCATTGACATGACAGACTTGAACCG CTCGGTCTATCCATCTGCGCCATCTGAGTTGCTGATCAAGGTTTGTGAAGTGCAGACAACGCTAGCACAGCCAAACATAATCGAGGCTATGGTTTCTATAAGGAACCTTCAACCGGGTCGCGCGGCGATACTAAGGCTGTGCCGGATAGTATCTCAGCTAATTCATTCTTTACCAGGCTGA
- the LOC133883639 gene encoding uncharacterized protein LOC133883639 isoform X1, which produces MDVDGGRLPSPATEEETVARRRSRRVSFADTTAIRVFDRDEDFETPPEERSASPSPGRSSAEREDGDDTEDEEFPRPPVFFPREVDSSSPGSGAGSIASNDDENFFGPVSSSFIQSGRPSDSGISEDDNHDITLDSKTFSLHFRNIAPPDDCTTNSAGSLRTPNTTSKGLLEELNVSEPGRKSSSGRDALTDMSLLTGNPRSYDYSKLSPTLNSVMQKIKQVQQTKSPKTGFADVTPDCVLNLATSEKEHMEENSCIGNGISSDELGAVNTIEEHIYVRNPVPTSTDPIQEDNEMIIDDYEKSQENCKHDHKVVDPGVNNTVEPPAKFSPYKSFTSNVDLQPHLLHQSSSKDHLSGSNGSRSASSISNVDLEPHLLDQPLSKDQIPGTNHITEASQLPTAAPAFSLKDAEQLHQQNEVMDTEIVVHTPRTVGQPLQVPQGSISSLRAKRQKLFCSTPISSSKLASQEACSLGSEFVEHGKRISALENVLKIRKLQESPAASWLPLVKRNELGLQANDIFSNAEDHNQLKRTGESFILGAPPGQRLNEATKIQNTSRDVLTLDSQPSRECNSLLDLDGGGRKRSVEENGHAVQEQPEETAKAARSPRNSGKQLTCVSQSSCMVEEKQSDAHDNGKSVNVDWNKVVCIISNATEQVFSASINKLSLQQLDMLGDKLDEIQMARKFKRLSSAVRIRDCCSDQQNRLVEARSLHDKLLYEKAKLQINNMKLAKLTNKAQLCQVGIQECCFLKSKISGAAQMKDASLHAATSINASDRQEALAIVTKKRLELNIIQQKVENLRSSLECVCNIKGDISSDSVMRSAEELLEMRNQCRIIHQQAGLWELNDIVKRDNKRDVILNYHNLLFQRIILNISDMSSIFVNNSLNGTKIGQTFPHLDASVAFNFVFKAEKNHRVSDLRSLQKKTMETSLLLGNLIDVLEEIKVAKIELPNLTSAAFVLESQTCQLGLRLCFMSFKSGKRIAFTIDMTDLNRSVYPSAPSELLIKVCEVQTTLAQPNIIEAMVSIRNLQPGRAAILRLCRIVSQLIHSLPG; this is translated from the exons ATGGACGTCGACGGCGGCCGCCTCCCGTCGCCGGCGACGGAGGAGGAGACGGTCGCGCGAAGGCGCTCCCGCCGCGTGAGCTTCGCGGATACCACCGCGATTCGCGTGTTCGACCGCGACGAGGACTTCGAGACGCCCCCCGAGGAGCGCTCCGCGTCCCCTTCCCCCGGGAGGTCCTCGGCGGAGCGGGAGGACGGGGACGATACGGAGGACGAGGAGTTCCCGCGGCCCCCGGTTTTCTTCCCGAGGGAGGTCGACTCGTCGTCCCCCGGCAGCGGCGCCGGATCCATCGCTTCCAATGACG ATGAGAACTTCTTTGGACCTGTATCATCAAGCTTTATTCAATCAGGAAGACCATCAGATTCTGGAATATCAGAGGATGACAACCATGATATAACTTTAGATTCCAAGACATTCTCTTTGCATTTTCGCAATATTGCTCCCCCAGATGACTGTACAACCAACTCAGCTGGAAGTCTAAGGACACCTAATACAACATCTAAGGGACTCCTAGAGGAACTGAATGTATCTGAGCCTGGAAGAAAATCGAGTAGTGGCCGGGATGCATTAACTGACATGAGTTTGCTGACTGGTAACCCCAGAAGTTATGATTATAGTAAGCTGTCACCTACGTTGAACAGTGTAATGCAGAAGATAAAACAGGTCCAGCAAACAAAGTCTCCTAAGACTGGTTTTGCTGATGTAACTCCTGATTGTGTTTTAAATTTGGCTACATCTGAGAAAGAACACATGGAAGAGAATTCATGCATTGGCAATGGTATATCTTCTGATGAGCTGGGCGCTGTTAATACTATCGAAGAGCACATTTATGTGAGAAATCCAGTCCCAACCAGCACTGATCCAATTCAAGAAGATAATGAGATGATAATTGATGATTATGAGAAATCTCAG GAGAACTGCAAGCATGACCACAAGGTTGTAGACCCTGGTGTCAATAATACTGTAGAACCTCCTGCAAAGTTCTCTCCATATAAATCCTTTACGAGTAATGTTGACTTGCAACCCCATCTCTTGCATCAATCATCGTCAAAAGATCATCTGTCTGGATCAAATGGCAGCAGAAGTGCCTCCTCCATCAGTAATGTTGACTTGGAACCCCATCTCCTGGATCAACCATTGTCAAAGGATCAAATACCTGGAACAAATCATATTACAGAAGCTTCCCAATTGCCCACTGCTGCTCCTGCCTTTTCTCTGAAGGATGCTGAGCAGCTGCACCAACAAAATGAGGTGATGGATACAGAAATTGTTGTACATACTCCGAGAACTGTAGGTCAGCCGCTGCAAGTTCCACAAGGCTCTATATCCTCCCTACGCGCAAAAAGACAGAAACTCTTCTGTTCTACTCCTATATCCAGTAGTAAATTGGCAAGCCAGGAGGCTTGTTCTTTGGGTAGCGAGTTTGTTGAACATGGCAAGAGAATTTCTGCTCTGGAGAATGTACTGAAGATCAGGAAGCTTCAAGAATCACCTGCAGCTTCCTGGTTACCATTGGTCAAGAGGAATGAACTTGGTCTTCAAGCAAATGACATATTCAGCAACGCTGAAGATCACAATCAGCTGAAGAGAACCGGTGAGTCTTTTATTCTAGGCGCTCCTCCTGGACAGAGGCTAAATGAGGCCACTAAGATTCAGAATACATCACGTGATGTCCTTACTTTGGATAGCCAACCTAGTCGTGAATGCAATTCTCTTCTGGATTTAGATGGTGGTGGAAGAAAGAGAAGTGTTGAAGAAAATGGTCATGCTGTGCAAGAGCAGCCTGAGGAAACAGCTAAGGCAGCCAGAAGCCCTAGAAACTCAGGAAAACAGCTTACTTGTGTATCTCAGTCTTCTTGTATGGTTGAAGAAAAACAGAGTGATGCTCATGATAATGGGAAGTCAGTAAATGTTGACTGGAACAAG GTTGTGTGTATCATCTCAAATGCCACGGAGCAAGTTTTCTCAGCATCTATAAATAAGCTTAGTTTACAACAG CTTGATATGCTAGGCGATAAGCTGGATGAGATTCAGATGGCTAGAAAATTTAAAAGGCTTTCTTCTGCTGTG AGGATTCGAGATTGCTGTAGTGATCAGCAAAATAG ATTAGTGGAGGCAAGATCTCTCCATGACAAGCTTTTGTATGAAAAAGCAAAGCTGCAAATAAATAATATGAAGCTGGCTAAACTCACA AATAAGGCTCAGCTATGTCAAGTCGGAATTCAAGAGTGCTGCTTTCTGAAATCGAAGATTTCAGGTGCTGCACAAATGAAGGATGCTTCTCTTCATGCAGCAACTTCGATCAATGCCAGTGATAGACAG GAAGCGCTAGCTATTGTGACTAAAAAGAGGCTTGAACTCAACATTATTCAACAGAAGGTGGAGAACTTAAGGAGTTCCCTTGAATGTGTTTGCAATATTAAAGGTGACATTAGCAGTGATAGTGTAATGAGGTCTGCTGAagagctgttggagatgagaaatCAGTGTCGCATCATCCACCAGCAAGCAGGG CTTTGGGAGCTGAATGACATAGTTAAAAGGGACAACAAGCGTGATGTCATCCTCAACTATCACAATTTGCTGTTCCAAAG GATCATCTTAAACATCAGCGATATGTCTAGCATATTTGTGAATAATTCACTGAATGGAACCAAAATAGGACAG ACATTTCCACACTTGGATGCATCTGTGGcattcaattttgtttttaaagCTGAGAAGAACCACAGAGTTAGTGATTTACGGTCCTTGCAGAAGAAGACAATG GAAACAAGTTTGCTTCTGGGTAATCTTATTGATGTTCTAGAAGAAATCAAGGTTGCTAAAATTGAGTTACCGAATCTGACCTCCGCTGCTTTTGTTTTGGAGTCCCAGACAT GTCAACTTGGCCTCCGTCTGTGCTTCATGAGTTTCAAAAGCGGCAAGAGGATTGCTTTCACCATTGACATGACAGACTTGAACCG CTCGGTCTATCCATCTGCGCCATCTGAGTTGCTGATCAAGGTTTGTGAAGTGCAGACAACGCTAGCACAGCCAAACATAATCGAGGCTATGGTTTCTATAAGGAACCTTCAACCGGGTCGCGCGGCGATACTAAGGCTGTGCCGGATAGTATCTCAGCTAATTCATTCTTTACCAGGCTGA
- the LOC133883256 gene encoding 110 kDa U5 small nuclear ribonucleoprotein component CLO-like has product MDDSLYDEFGNYIGPELADSDADDSDAAGSPSPSASRSPSPSARSLSGSPSRPVALMDVDDDEDADPSQQAVVLAEDKKYYPTAEEVYGPGVEALVMDEDEQPLEMPIVAPPRVVKFEVGTRAGATSTYASTDFLLGLAGNPALVRNVALVGHLQHGKTVFMDMLVEQTHEVDTFDSEGERHVRFTDTRVDEQERQVSIKAVPMSLVLEGGNGKSYLCNIMDTPGHVNFSDEMTAALRLADGAVLVVDAAEGVMVNTERAIRHAIQERLPIVVVINKVDRLITELKLPPNDAYFKLRHTLEAINDLISSCSTTVGGTQLVDPAAGNVCFASGSAGWSFTLQSFAHLYLKIHGVQFDHEKFASRLWGDLYFHPDSRTFKKKPPKEGANRSFVEFILEPLYKIYSLVVGEQKINVESKLAELGVTLSNAAYKLNVRPLLRLACRSIFGTATGFTDMLVKHIPSVKDAAARKIDHIYTGPQDSSVVDAMKKCDPLGPLMVNVTKLYPKSDCSVFDAFGRIYSGTIQTGQTVRVLGEGYSPDDEEDMTVKEVTKLWVYQARYRVPISKAPAGSWVLIEGVDASIMKTATICPMNMDEDVYIFRPLRFNTLSVVKIAAEPLNPSELPKMVEGLRKISKSYPLAITKVEESGEHTILGTGELYLDSIMKDLRELYSEVEVKVADPVVTFCETVVDTSSMKCFAETPNKRNKITMVAEPLEKGLAEDIENGLVSLDSRQKEITDFFRQRYQWDVLAARSIWAFGPDKQGPNILLDDTLSVEVDKNLLNAVKDSIVQGFQWGAREGPLCDEPIRNVKFKILNANIAPEPLHRGGGQIIPTARRVVYSAFLMANPRLMEPVYYVEIQTPIDCVSAIYTVLSRRRGHVTADVPKPGTPIYIVKAFLPVIESFGFETDLRYHTQGQAFCLSIFDHWAIVPGDPLDKSIVLRPLEPAPMQHLAREFMVKTRRRKGMSEDVSINKFFDEAMMNELAQQAADLHLQMM; this is encoded by the exons atggACGACAGCCTCTACGACGAGTTCGGTAACTACATCGGACCGGAGCTCGCCGACTCCGACGCCGATGACTCCGACGCCGCCGGCTCCCCGTCCCCCTCCGCGTCCCGCTCGCCGTCCCCTTCCGCGCGGTCCCTGTCAGGCTCCCCCTCCCGCCCCGTGGCCCTCATGGacgtcgacgacgacgaggacgccGACCCGTCCCAGCAGGCCGTGGTGCTCGCCGAGGACAAGAAGTACTACCCCACCGCCGAGGAGGTGTACGGCCCGGGCGTAGAGGCTCTCGTCATGGACGAGGACGAGCAACCGCTCGAGATGCCCATCGTTGCGCCGCCCCGCGTCGTGAAGTTTGAGGTCGGCACCCGCGCCGGGGCCACATCCACCTACGCCTCCACTGActtcctcctcggcctcgcgGGTAACCCCGCGCTGGTGCGCAACGTGGCCCTCGTCGGCCACCTGCAGCACGGGAAGACGGTGTTCATGGACATGCTCGTGGAGCAGACGCACGAGGTGGACACGTTCGACTCCGAGGGGGAGCGGCACGTGAGGTTCACCGACACACGGGTTGACGAGCAGGAGCGGCAGGTCTCCATCAAGGCCGTGCCCATGTCCCTCGTTCTCGAAGGGGGAAATGGCAAGTCGTACCTGTGCAATATCATGGACACGCCGGGGCATGTCAATTTCTCCGATGAGATGACCGCCGCGCTGCGGCTTGCGGATGGGGCCGTGCTTGTTGTTGATGCTGCTGAGGGTGTGATG GTAAACACTGAGAGGGCAATTCGTCATGCAATCCAAGAAAGACTTCCCATTGTTGTTGTGATTAACAAG GTTGACAGATTGATAACAGAGCTAAAGCTGCCCCCAAATGATGCATATTTCAAGCTGCGGCATACACTGGAGGCGATCAATGATCTTATCTCATCGTGTTCTACTACAGTAGGTGGGACTCAACTGGTGGATCCTGCTGCTGGAAATGTCTGTTTTGCAAGTGGTTCTGCTGGCTGGTCTTTTACCTTACAGTCCTTTGCACATCTTTATTTAAAGATTCATGGGGTTCAATTTGATCATGAGAAGTTTGCATCTCGTCTATGGGGGGACTTGTATTTTCACCCTGATTCTAGAACCTTCAAAAAGAAGCCACCAAAGGAAGGAGCTAATAGATCATTTGTGGAATTTATCCTTGAGCCTTTGTACAAAATTTATAGTCTAGTTGTTGGCGAGCAAAAGATAAATGTTGAATCAAAGCTTGCTGAATTAGGCGTCACCCTGAGCAATGCGGCTTATAAGCTTAATGTTAGGCCTTTGCTGAGACTAGCTTGTCGCTCAATTTTTGGCACTGCTACTGGGTTTACTGACATGCTGGTGAAACACATTCCCTCTGTGAAGGATGCTGCTGCAAGGAAAATAGACCACATATACACTGGTCCGCAAGATTCCTCTGTTGTGGATGCTATGAAAAAATGCGATCCTCTTGGGCCCCTTATGGTTAATGTTACAAAGCTATATCCCAAGTCTGATTGCAGTGTCTTTGATGCCTTTGGACGAATTTATAGTGGCACAATACAGACTGGACAGACTGTGAGGGTCCTTGGAGAGGGCTATTCtcctgatgatgaagaggataTGACTGTCAAAGAGGTGACCAAATTGTGGGTTTATCAGGCACGGTATCGTGTTCCAATTAGTAAAGCCCCTGCTGGTTCTTGGGTTCTTATTGAAGGTGTAGATGCGTCGATCATGAAAACTGCTACTATATGTCCTATGAACATGGATGAAGATGTGTACATATTTAGACCTCTACGCTTCAATACCTTGTCCGTTGTAAAAATAGCGGCTGAGCCTCTTAACCCAAGTGAGCTCCCTAAGATGGTGGAAGGTCTCCGTAAAATCAGCAAAAGCTATCCTCTTGCTATTACTAAGGTAGAAGAGTCTGGGGAACACACTATACTTGGGACTGGTGAGCTATATCTGGACTCTATAATGAAGGACCTCAGAGAGCTTTATTCGGAGGTAGAAGTGAAG GTTGCAGATCCAGTCGTGACATTTTGTGAAACGGTTGTTGATACTTCTTCAATGAAATGTTTTGCTGAAACACCTAACAAGAGGAACAAAATTACTATG GTTGCTGAACCACTAGAGAAGGGCTTGGCAGAAGATATTGAGAATGGTCTTGTTAGCCTTGATTCAAGGCAGAAAGAAATCACTGATTTCTTTCGCCAACGCTACCAGTGGGATGTCCTTGCGGCAAGGTCAATATGGGCTTTTGGACCTGACAAGCAG GGTCCTAACATTCTGCTAGACGACACACTTTCAGTAGAGGTTGATAAAAACTTGCTCAATGCAGTCAAAGATTCAATTGTTCAAGG ATTTCAGTGGGGTGCTAGAGAAGGTCCTTTGTGTGATGAACCAATTAGGAATGTGAAGTTCAAGATCTTAAATGCAAACATAGCTCCAGAGCCATTGCACCGTGGTGGTGGTCAGATAATTCCCACGGCACGTCGGGTTGTCTATTCTGCATTCCTAATGGCTAATCCTCGCCTTATGGAGCCTGTCTATTACGTTGAG ATCCAGACCCCAATTGACTGTGTCTCTGCTATTTATACGGTGCTATCCCGACGACGTGGACATGTAACAGCTGATGTACCTAAGCCAGGCACTCCAATCTACATTGTTAAG GCATTTTTACCTGTCATAGAGTCTTTTGGATTCGAGACAGACCTCAGATACCATACACAGGGACAAGCATTTTGTCTGTCAATATTTGATCACTGGGCTATCGTTCCTGGAGATCCTTTAGACAAGAGCATTGTCCTCCGGCCTCTGGAACCGGCACCTATGCAGCACCTTGCTCGTGAGTTCATGGTAAAGACCAGGCGGAGGAAG GGCATGAGTGAGGATGTGAGCATCAATAAGTTCTTCGACGAGGCCATGATGAACGAGCTGGCTCAACAGGCTGCTGATCTCCATTTGCAAATGATGTAG
- the LOC133931117 gene encoding uncharacterized protein LOC133931117, which yields MWMELNDKYAENENDNESFMMEKSKASYGGVKVRAQVDLVKHKNQPRRNVKNEKTKSGYLGPKANVMKKKKSEIVCYICGGLDYKANRCCDRKGKGTTTEQQKSADGGSVLMGNRVSVAVHGVGQVSLKLTSGKTLVLKDVLVFAGDGFRRLPDSFKSTTSNVPSGRSLMYFCLFLASGIFLVFIASMIFLPVMVIMPQKFAIRFTAGCAFIIGSFFALKGPKNQLYHMISKARLPFTLGFVGSMVATIYVSMVLRSYILSVFFSMLQVLTLAYYAISYFPGGSAGMKFLSSALVSSVLRCFGR from the exons ATGTGGATGGAGCTGAATGACAAATATGCTGAAAACGAGAACGACAACGAATCCTTCATGATG GAGAAGTCTAAGGCAAGCTATGGTGGTGTGAAGGTGCGCGCTCAAGTTGACCTTGTCAAGCACAAGAACCAGCCTAGGAGGAATGTGAAgaacgagaagaccaagtctgGGTATTTAGGGCCAAAGGCTAATgttatgaagaagaagaagtctgAGATTGTTTGCTACATTTGTGGTGGGTTAGATTACAAGGCCAATAGATGTTGTGATCGTAAGGGCAAAGGGACGACAACTGAGCAGCAGAAG AGTGCAGATGGTGGATCCGTGCTAATGGGAAACAGGGTATCGGTAGCAGTACACGGAGTAGGACAAGTGAGCCTGAAGCTAACTTCcggcaagactcttgtcctAAAGGATGTGCT AGTATTTGCTGGAGATGGTTTTAGACGGTTGCCTGACAGCTTTAAGTCCACAACAAGCAATGTTCCATCTGGCAGATCTCTCATGTATTTCTGTCTATTTCTTGCTAGTGGCATATTCCTAGTTTTCATTGCATCCATGATATTTCTGCCAGTCATGGTAATAATGCCTCAAAAGTTTGCAATCCGTTTCACTGCGGGATGTGCCTTCATAATCGGATCATTCTTTGCGTTGAAAGGGCCTAAGAATCAGCTCTATCATATGATTTCCAAAGCG AGACTACCTTTCACTCTGGGGTTTGTCGGCAGCATGGTTGCTACCATCTATGTGTCAATGGTGCTTCGTAGCTACATACTTTCTGTTTTCTTCTCCATGCTTCAG GTCCTTACTCTAGCATATTATGCTATCTCATATTTCCCTGGTGGATCTGCTGGAATGAAGTTTCTATCATCTGCCCTTGTGTCCTCGGTGCTGAGATGCTTCGGGCGATGA